A single window of Oerskovia paurometabola DNA harbors:
- a CDS encoding RidA family protein → MEITRIQPAGLVVSPAFSHVAIVPPGATTIYVGGQNGVDDTGAVVSDDVAEQSVRTIDNVTVALEAAGATLADVVQWTVLLVEDADLGAAYGAIAPRLAGPGVPPLVTAARVAGLGVPGALVEVSAIAAVVPA, encoded by the coding sequence ATGGAGATCACACGGATTCAGCCGGCCGGCCTCGTCGTGAGCCCGGCGTTCAGCCATGTCGCGATCGTCCCACCGGGCGCCACGACGATCTACGTCGGCGGCCAGAACGGCGTCGACGACACGGGGGCGGTCGTCTCGGACGACGTCGCCGAGCAGTCTGTCCGGACCATCGACAACGTGACCGTCGCCCTCGAGGCGGCGGGGGCCACGCTCGCCGACGTCGTGCAGTGGACCGTGCTGCTGGTCGAGGACGCGGACCTGGGCGCGGCCTACGGCGCGATCGCGCCACGGCTCGCCGGGCCGGGGGTGCCGCCGCTCGTCACGGCCGCGCGCGTCGCGGGCCTGGGCGTGCCGGGTGCGCTGGTCGAGGTGAGCGCGATCGCGGCGGTCGTCCCCGCCTGA
- a CDS encoding VanW family protein, producing MGHPTERENAQEPSTTDEVSTPEQPTAVTPPETTEPEEAQEAAAQPVAETTPTLGASASGPGATSQEPGGQAPAAPAPAASEAPTTEHVAGTSTVPAAEPRLPSFDDDDVPYSPRVFAFEEPVAVPVVAAAPRSPQAPDAPAARPAATEPAPAEPAPADPASAEPAPADRASAEPVAVQPPSVQTPPATPEAPVVPSADARSTQVMPPVAADAEAPVPTRPGAQPDTTAPFAPVTSAWTSAATSGAASTAAQEAPAQETQETPAQETPAPPARTSIASAFSPVGAPEVTPDGPVDGGPTDGGSPLDGISGDKAPSRLPKVALWAGIGVVVLGGLYTGAQWFYSDKVPTETTVAGVAVGGLDTKSAAAALEKGIGPRAAEPITLQAGASTTTLDPAAAGLAFDAQATADELTSFSMSPVRLWKHVFGGADEEPVTTVDSAKLEAQVTELKARLALEPVDGSVVFTDGQAVATPAQDGSEIVEDEAIEIIGSSWLTGPDPLDLPTTSEAPAVTQEETDAALAQAQSVVSAPVTVAVGGQEAELTPEVLASAAAFNAVEGALQLTFDGPTLLEAVVAGTDDLLDEAADAKFVFVNGAPVIEGGSPGTTIDPAALSSAVATAALGTERTATVELTQSDPAQSVAALEALGVKEKISEFSTPLTNDSLRTENLRVGASKVNGTLVKPGETFSLVETLSPITTAGGYHSSGIVQDGKHVEGIGGGLSQMATTTYNAGFFAGLDDVEHRQHSYWFTRYPAGREATIFVGSIDMKFKNDTPYGVLMQSWVAGGQLHVAVWSTKHYEVQTSSSGQQNIVQPTTVTHTGADCVPQPMGNPGFSVTTYRKVLLNGQVVKDEKDTWRYKPDNQVVCAP from the coding sequence ATGGGCCACCCGACCGAGCGTGAGAACGCGCAGGAACCGAGCACGACCGACGAGGTGTCGACCCCGGAGCAGCCGACCGCGGTGACTCCTCCTGAGACCACCGAGCCTGAGGAGGCGCAGGAGGCCGCAGCACAGCCGGTCGCCGAGACGACGCCCACCCTCGGCGCGTCCGCGTCGGGCCCGGGGGCGACTTCGCAGGAGCCCGGCGGACAGGCCCCGGCAGCTCCTGCGCCCGCTGCTTCGGAGGCTCCCACGACGGAGCACGTGGCCGGGACCTCGACGGTCCCGGCGGCGGAGCCGCGTCTGCCTTCCTTCGACGACGACGACGTGCCGTACTCGCCTCGGGTGTTCGCGTTCGAGGAGCCGGTCGCGGTCCCGGTCGTGGCCGCGGCGCCCCGGTCGCCGCAGGCACCTGACGCGCCGGCCGCGCGACCTGCAGCGACCGAGCCTGCCCCTGCCGAGCCTGCCCCTGCCGATCCTGCGTCTGCTGAGCCTGCCCCTGCTGATCGTGCGTCTGCTGAGCCCGTGGCGGTTCAGCCGCCGAGCGTGCAGACGCCCCCGGCGACGCCCGAGGCTCCGGTCGTGCCGAGCGCCGATGCCCGGTCCACGCAGGTCATGCCGCCCGTCGCCGCGGACGCCGAGGCGCCCGTGCCCACCCGACCCGGGGCGCAGCCGGACACGACCGCCCCGTTCGCGCCGGTGACGTCGGCGTGGACGAGCGCTGCGACGTCGGGCGCGGCGAGCACCGCAGCCCAGGAGGCGCCTGCCCAGGAGACCCAGGAGACGCCTGCTCAGGAGACCCCTGCACCGCCCGCGCGCACGTCGATCGCGTCGGCGTTCTCCCCGGTGGGTGCACCCGAGGTGACGCCCGACGGTCCGGTGGACGGTGGGCCGACGGACGGCGGTTCGCCGCTCGACGGCATCTCGGGCGACAAGGCACCCAGCCGTCTGCCCAAGGTGGCGCTGTGGGCGGGGATCGGGGTCGTGGTCCTCGGTGGCCTCTACACGGGGGCCCAGTGGTTCTACTCCGACAAGGTCCCGACCGAGACCACCGTGGCCGGGGTGGCCGTGGGAGGCCTCGACACGAAGAGCGCTGCCGCGGCCCTCGAGAAGGGCATCGGTCCGCGCGCCGCAGAGCCGATCACGCTCCAGGCCGGGGCCTCCACGACGACGCTCGACCCGGCGGCTGCCGGGCTCGCGTTCGACGCACAGGCGACCGCTGACGAGCTCACGTCGTTCTCGATGAGTCCGGTGCGACTCTGGAAGCACGTCTTCGGCGGCGCGGACGAGGAACCCGTCACGACGGTCGACAGCGCCAAGCTGGAGGCCCAGGTCACCGAGCTCAAGGCGCGCCTCGCGCTCGAGCCGGTCGACGGAAGCGTGGTCTTCACCGACGGCCAGGCCGTGGCGACGCCCGCGCAGGACGGTTCGGAGATCGTCGAGGACGAGGCGATCGAGATCATCGGCTCGTCGTGGCTGACGGGTCCTGACCCGCTCGACCTCCCGACGACGTCGGAGGCGCCGGCGGTCACGCAGGAGGAGACGGACGCGGCTCTCGCCCAGGCGCAGAGCGTCGTCTCCGCCCCTGTCACCGTCGCGGTGGGGGGTCAGGAGGCGGAGCTCACGCCTGAGGTGCTCGCGTCCGCGGCGGCCTTCAACGCGGTCGAAGGAGCCCTTCAGCTCACGTTCGACGGCCCCACGCTGCTCGAGGCGGTCGTCGCGGGGACCGACGACCTGCTCGACGAGGCGGCTGACGCGAAGTTCGTCTTCGTCAACGGTGCCCCCGTCATCGAGGGCGGGTCCCCGGGCACCACGATCGACCCGGCCGCCCTGAGCTCCGCGGTCGCGACGGCAGCCCTCGGCACCGAGCGGACGGCGACCGTCGAGCTCACGCAGTCGGACCCCGCCCAGTCGGTCGCCGCGCTCGAGGCGCTCGGTGTCAAGGAGAAGATCTCCGAGTTCTCGACCCCCCTGACGAACGACTCGCTGCGCACCGAGAACCTGCGCGTCGGGGCGAGCAAGGTCAACGGCACCCTGGTCAAGCCCGGCGAGACGTTCTCGCTGGTCGAGACGCTGTCCCCGATCACGACGGCGGGCGGCTACCACTCCTCGGGCATCGTGCAGGACGGCAAGCACGTGGAGGGGATCGGCGGCGGTCTCTCGCAGATGGCGACCACGACCTACAACGCGGGCTTCTTCGCCGGGCTCGACGACGTCGAGCACCGCCAGCACAGCTACTGGTTCACCCGGTACCCGGCGGGCCGTGAAGCCACGATCTTCGTCGGGTCGATCGACATGAAGTTCAAGAACGACACGCCCTACGGTGTCCTCATGCAGTCGTGGGTGGCCGGCGGCCAGCTGCACGTGGCGGTCTGGAGCACCAAGCACTACGAGGTGCAGACGTCGTCGAGCGGGCAGCAGAACATCGTCCAGCCGACCACGGTCACGCACACCGGCGCGGACTGCGTGCCCCAGCCCATGGGCAACCCGGGCTTCTCGGTCACGACCTACCGCAAGGTGCTGCTCAACGGGCAGGTCGTGAAGGACGAGAAGGACACCTGGCGCTACAAGCCGGACAACCAGGTGGTCTGCGCGCCCTGA
- a CDS encoding PIG-L family deacetylase → MRSEPVQPRGGLLAVHAHPDDETLATGALLATWAAAGEPVTLVTCTRGEQGEVIGADLAHLEGDGPALAAHREGELAAALAALGVRDHVFLDQVPPSGSTGTAERGAAVAYRDSGMAWAAPGIARAAAEADLPDGALVGVPLDEAAVRLARVLREHRPRVVVTYEPSGGYGHPDHVRAHEVTVRAIELAARDEHAPGPDDGAPARAGVLAVDREGERGPELWQSVVPTGVARAARRELADLAGVRALLAEHPELTLPDPDEELPPVAKDDLEDVVVVEVAPVLDAVTGALRAHATQVQHVGTVPVDDVRDAGAHERSAGVLGWYALSNDVLAALPSREFYTVTPESAGPPRRFTGNDQTGPVAWTQ, encoded by the coding sequence ATGAGGTCCGAACCGGTCCAGCCCCGTGGTGGGCTGCTCGCCGTGCACGCGCACCCCGACGACGAGACCCTCGCGACCGGGGCCCTGCTCGCGACGTGGGCCGCGGCGGGCGAGCCGGTCACGCTCGTGACCTGCACCCGTGGTGAGCAGGGCGAGGTCATCGGCGCCGACCTCGCGCACCTCGAAGGGGACGGCCCCGCTCTGGCGGCACATCGTGAGGGCGAGCTCGCCGCCGCGCTGGCCGCCCTGGGGGTGCGGGACCACGTGTTCCTGGACCAGGTCCCGCCGAGCGGTTCCACCGGCACCGCAGAGCGCGGGGCGGCAGTGGCCTACCGCGACTCGGGCATGGCCTGGGCCGCTCCCGGGATCGCCCGCGCGGCGGCCGAGGCCGACCTCCCGGACGGCGCGCTCGTCGGCGTCCCGCTCGACGAGGCGGCGGTCCGGTTGGCCCGCGTCCTGCGCGAGCACCGGCCCCGCGTCGTCGTGACGTACGAGCCGTCGGGCGGCTACGGGCACCCGGACCACGTCCGGGCGCACGAGGTCACGGTCCGGGCGATCGAGCTCGCCGCGCGTGACGAGCACGCCCCCGGGCCCGACGACGGCGCACCGGCCCGTGCGGGGGTGCTCGCGGTCGACCGCGAGGGGGAGCGAGGGCCGGAGCTGTGGCAGTCGGTCGTGCCCACCGGGGTGGCCCGCGCCGCCCGACGGGAGCTGGCCGACCTCGCGGGGGTGCGCGCCCTGCTCGCCGAGCACCCGGAGCTCACCCTGCCGGACCCCGACGAGGAGCTGCCCCCTGTGGCGAAGGACGACCTCGAGGACGTCGTGGTCGTCGAGGTGGCGCCCGTGCTCGATGCCGTGACCGGCGCCTTGCGCGCCCACGCGACGCAGGTCCAGCACGTCGGGACCGTGCCCGTCGACGACGTGCGGGACGCGGGCGCGCACGAGCGGTCCGCAGGTGTGCTCGGGTGGTACGCGCTGAGCAACGACGTCCTTGCCGCCCTTCCTTCACGCGAGTTCTACACCGTGACCCCGGAGTCTGCGGGACCTCCCCGCAGGTTCACGGGAAATGACCAGACAGGACCAGTAGCGTGGACCCAGTGA
- a CDS encoding prephenate dehydrogenase, whose protein sequence is MRQDGGAHRAGPRTVAVLGLGLIGGSLARRLAREGVTVTGYDASPETRAQAEEAGIAVVQDVESLCGSAAEILVLAVPLRAMRPVATEVARHLAPTTVVTDVGSVKGPVRDVLEGCGLGERYVGAHPMAGTEESGFAASSAELLDGARWAVTVTGATRPDRLASVLALVTGDAGGCAFVLTDDVHDEAAALVSHVPHAFAIELLNLVSAAPVREVALALAAGSFRDGTRVGRTDPRRTEAMLTENAGWVAPALRLAARDLEALATALEANAATAEFFDRADDVRATWRPQGAAAVGPAALPVVPAVEKLSVDLGDPDWFSELVELCLAGWVVVAVHGTLLELGR, encoded by the coding sequence GTGAGGCAGGACGGGGGAGCGCACCGCGCCGGCCCTCGGACGGTCGCGGTCCTGGGGCTGGGGCTCATCGGGGGTTCCCTGGCGCGGCGCCTGGCGCGCGAGGGCGTGACGGTCACGGGGTACGACGCCTCTCCGGAGACCCGCGCGCAGGCCGAGGAAGCGGGTATCGCGGTGGTGCAGGACGTCGAGTCGCTGTGCGGCTCGGCGGCGGAGATCCTGGTCCTCGCGGTACCGCTGCGGGCCATGCGCCCCGTGGCCACCGAGGTCGCCCGGCACCTGGCCCCGACCACCGTCGTCACGGACGTCGGGTCGGTCAAGGGGCCCGTGCGCGACGTCCTGGAGGGATGCGGCCTGGGGGAGCGGTACGTCGGTGCGCACCCCATGGCAGGGACCGAGGAGTCGGGCTTCGCCGCCTCGTCGGCCGAGCTGCTGGACGGTGCCCGGTGGGCCGTGACGGTCACCGGCGCGACCCGACCCGACCGGCTCGCGAGCGTGCTCGCGCTCGTGACGGGCGACGCGGGCGGCTGCGCCTTCGTGCTGACCGACGACGTGCACGACGAGGCCGCGGCCCTCGTCAGCCACGTCCCGCACGCGTTCGCGATCGAGCTGCTCAACCTCGTGTCGGCCGCCCCCGTCCGGGAGGTGGCGCTCGCGCTGGCTGCGGGGAGCTTCCGGGACGGGACCCGCGTGGGCCGGACCGACCCGCGCCGGACCGAGGCCATGCTCACGGAGAACGCCGGCTGGGTCGCCCCGGCGCTCCGGCTCGCGGCGCGCGACCTCGAGGCGCTCGCGACCGCGCTCGAGGCCAACGCCGCCACGGCCGAGTTCTTCGACCGGGCCGACGACGTCCGGGCGACGTGGCGGCCGCAGGGCGCTGCCGCCGTCGGGCCTGCCGCCCTGCCCGTCGTGCCCGCCGTCGAGAAGCTGTCGGTCGACCTCGGGGACCCCGACTGGTTCTCCGAGCTCGTCGAGCTCTGCCTCGCAGGCTGGGTCGTCGTCGCGGTGCACGGCACCCTGCTGGAGCTGGGCCGCTAG
- a CDS encoding prephenate dehydratase has protein sequence MTRVAYLGPEGTFTHQAAVRWARAQASAGPTASSASGSARTGEPVVAGDAGGAAGFELVAALTVTDVYAGVAAGEFDHGIVAIENSVEGYVVPSLDAIVGSEDVAAIDEVVLEITFDAFVRPGHGELTEVTAHPHGLAQCQGFVVRSGAVPVPSSSNAAACRDATEHQIAIGPAICGELYGLDLLEAGVEDFRGARTRFLAIVRRDRARATLAAARAGEGAAQWRTMLALTPHVTGPGVLARITQAFGEGGVNLSSLITRPLKALEGRYVFVLTVDAAPWEPAVRKVLDGLLRAGDSVKTLGVFPARGELDEALSSDHVPVGSVRAGALADDLDRGLLWA, from the coding sequence GTGACCAGGGTCGCCTACCTCGGGCCGGAGGGGACGTTCACGCACCAGGCGGCGGTCCGGTGGGCGCGCGCGCAGGCGTCGGCGGGCCCGACGGCGTCGTCCGCCTCTGGCTCGGCGCGCACCGGCGAGCCCGTGGTCGCCGGCGACGCCGGTGGCGCTGCAGGGTTCGAGCTCGTCGCGGCCCTGACCGTGACGGACGTCTACGCGGGTGTCGCGGCGGGCGAGTTCGACCACGGGATCGTCGCGATCGAGAACTCGGTCGAGGGCTACGTGGTGCCCTCGCTCGACGCGATCGTGGGCAGCGAGGACGTCGCGGCGATCGACGAGGTGGTCCTGGAGATCACGTTCGACGCGTTCGTCCGGCCGGGGCACGGCGAGCTGACCGAGGTCACGGCTCACCCTCACGGCCTGGCCCAGTGCCAGGGCTTCGTGGTGCGCTCTGGCGCCGTGCCCGTCCCGTCGTCGTCCAACGCGGCGGCGTGCCGGGACGCGACCGAGCACCAGATCGCGATCGGCCCCGCCATCTGCGGCGAGCTGTACGGTCTCGACCTGCTCGAGGCAGGTGTCGAGGACTTCCGCGGCGCGCGCACCCGGTTCCTCGCGATCGTCCGGCGCGACCGGGCGCGGGCGACGCTCGCCGCCGCGCGGGCGGGCGAGGGGGCGGCGCAGTGGCGCACCATGCTCGCGCTGACGCCGCACGTCACGGGACCGGGCGTGCTGGCGAGGATCACGCAGGCGTTCGGCGAGGGGGGAGTGAACCTGTCGAGCCTCATCACGCGTCCGCTCAAGGCGCTCGAGGGCAGGTACGTGTTCGTCCTGACGGTCGACGCGGCCCCCTGGGAGCCGGCCGTGCGCAAGGTCCTCGACGGGCTGCTCCGGGCGGGGGACTCGGTCAAGACGCTCGGGGTCTTCCCGGCGCGCGGGGAGCTCGACGAGGCGTTGTCCTCCGACCACGTCCCGGTGGGCTCGGTCCGGGCCGGCGCCTTGGCCGACGATCTCGACCGAGGTCTGCTGTGGGCGTGA
- the typA gene encoding translational GTPase TypA, which yields MSVRSDLRNVAIVAHVDHGKTTLVDAMLHQSGAFGAHAHVDERAMDSGDLEREKGITILAKNTAVHYAGPAAIAAGQPDGITINVIDTPGHADFGGEVERGLSMVDGVVLLVDASEGPLPQTRFVLRKALVAKLPVILVVNKTDRPDSRIEEVVAEATDLLLGLASDLADEVPDLDLDAILDMPVVYAAAKVGRASTEQPADGSVPDSENLEPLFKVILDKIPAPTYEEGAPLQAHVTNLDASPFLGRLALLRIFNGTIHKGQTVAWARADGTMQNVKITELLETKALTRVPTDSAGPGEIVAVAGIEDITIGETLTDPDDPRPLPLITVDDPAISMTIGINTSPLAGKGGKGHKVTARQVKDRLDKELIGNVSLRVLPTERPDAWEVQGRGELALAILVEQMRREGFELTVGKPQVVTKQVDGKRHEPMERMTIDVPEEYLGNVTQLLAQRKGRMETMSNHGTGWVRMEFVVPARGLIGFRTRFLTDTRGTGIASSIAEGYEPWAGPIETRVNGSLVADRAGVVTPFAMINLQERGSFFVDPTQEVYEGMIVGENSRNEDMDVNITKEKKLTNMRAASSDTFENLTPPKHLTLEESLEFAREDECVEVTPEVVRIRKVILDQTERARAFSRAKKS from the coding sequence ATGTCTGTGCGCTCTGACCTGCGCAACGTGGCGATCGTCGCCCACGTCGACCACGGCAAGACGACCCTCGTCGACGCGATGCTGCACCAGTCCGGCGCCTTCGGCGCTCACGCGCACGTCGACGAGCGGGCCATGGACTCCGGTGACCTGGAGCGCGAGAAGGGCATCACGATCCTCGCGAAGAACACCGCCGTGCACTACGCCGGTCCCGCAGCGATCGCCGCCGGTCAGCCCGACGGCATCACGATCAACGTGATCGACACCCCGGGCCACGCCGACTTCGGTGGCGAGGTCGAGCGCGGCCTGTCGATGGTCGACGGTGTCGTGCTCCTGGTCGACGCGTCGGAGGGCCCGCTGCCCCAGACGCGCTTCGTGCTGCGCAAGGCGCTCGTCGCCAAGCTGCCCGTGATCCTCGTGGTCAACAAGACGGACCGCCCCGACTCCCGTATCGAGGAGGTCGTCGCCGAGGCGACCGACCTGCTGCTCGGACTCGCGAGCGACCTCGCCGACGAGGTCCCCGACCTCGACCTCGACGCGATCCTCGACATGCCCGTCGTCTACGCCGCGGCCAAGGTCGGGCGCGCCTCGACGGAGCAGCCCGCAGACGGCTCGGTCCCCGACAGCGAGAACCTCGAGCCCCTGTTCAAGGTCATCCTCGACAAGATCCCGGCCCCCACGTACGAGGAGGGCGCGCCGCTCCAGGCTCACGTCACCAACCTCGACGCGTCGCCGTTCCTCGGCCGCCTCGCGCTGCTGCGCATCTTCAACGGCACCATCCACAAGGGCCAGACCGTGGCGTGGGCCCGTGCCGACGGCACGATGCAGAACGTCAAGATCACCGAGCTGCTCGAGACCAAGGCGCTCACCCGCGTGCCCACCGACTCGGCGGGCCCCGGCGAGATCGTCGCGGTCGCCGGCATCGAGGACATCACCATCGGTGAGACCCTCACGGACCCCGACGACCCGCGTCCGCTGCCGCTCATCACGGTCGACGACCCGGCCATCTCGATGACGATCGGTATCAACACCTCGCCGCTCGCGGGCAAGGGTGGCAAGGGCCACAAGGTCACGGCCCGCCAGGTCAAGGACCGCCTCGACAAGGAGCTCATCGGCAACGTGTCGCTGCGCGTCCTGCCGACCGAGCGTCCCGACGCGTGGGAGGTCCAGGGCCGTGGTGAGCTGGCGCTCGCCATCCTCGTCGAGCAGATGCGTCGTGAGGGCTTCGAGCTGACCGTGGGCAAGCCCCAGGTCGTCACCAAGCAGGTCGACGGCAAGCGCCACGAGCCCATGGAGCGCATGACGATCGACGTCCCCGAGGAGTACCTGGGGAACGTCACGCAGCTCCTCGCGCAGCGCAAGGGCCGCATGGAGACCATGTCGAACCACGGCACGGGCTGGGTCCGCATGGAGTTCGTCGTCCCGGCGCGTGGCCTGATCGGCTTCCGCACCCGCTTCCTCACGGACACGCGCGGTACCGGCATCGCTTCCTCGATCGCCGAGGGCTACGAGCCCTGGGCCGGCCCGATCGAGACCCGTGTGAACGGTTCGCTCGTCGCCGACCGTGCGGGCGTCGTGACGCCGTTCGCGATGATCAACCTGCAGGAGCGCGGCTCGTTCTTCGTCGACCCCACCCAGGAGGTCTACGAGGGCATGATCGTCGGCGAGAACTCGCGCAACGAGGACATGGACGTCAACATCACGAAGGAGAAGAAGCTCACCAACATGCGTGCGGCGTCTTCCGACACCTTCGAGAACCTGACGCCCCCGAAGCACCTGACGCTCGAGGAGTCGCTCGAGTTCGCCCGCGAGGACGAGTGCGTCGAGGTCACTCCCGAGGTCGTGCGCATCCGCAAGGTCATCCTCGACCAGACCGAGCGCGCCCGCGCGTTCTCCCGCGCGAAGAAGTCCTGA
- a CDS encoding DUF6113 family protein, with the protein MKKTGARTIGRALLCVVLGLVVGAVGTVMHRVVVTDHLLPVGIVVALLAVLSGGVLARAWTSWGGVVGYGIGWVVAVQVLASKGPGGDLLVPNQTVGLVWVYGGMAVIAIAAFLPWSWFSDRPLRPAGAGPSAGQIVTGSSRRTPTGQIGTDA; encoded by the coding sequence GTGAAGAAGACCGGAGCCCGCACGATCGGGCGCGCGCTGCTGTGCGTCGTGCTCGGCCTCGTCGTGGGCGCCGTGGGCACGGTGATGCACCGTGTCGTGGTGACGGACCACCTGCTGCCCGTCGGGATCGTCGTGGCGCTGCTCGCGGTCCTCTCCGGGGGAGTCCTCGCGAGGGCGTGGACCTCCTGGGGCGGAGTCGTCGGCTACGGGATCGGCTGGGTCGTCGCGGTGCAGGTCCTCGCGTCCAAGGGACCGGGTGGAGACCTGCTGGTGCCGAACCAGACCGTCGGGCTCGTATGGGTCTACGGCGGCATGGCCGTCATCGCGATCGCCGCCTTCCTGCCGTGGTCCTGGTTCAGCGACCGACCGCTGCGACCGGCGGGCGCCGGCCCGTCCGCAGGGCAGATCGTCACCGGATCTTCACGCCGGACACCGACCGGACAGATCGGTACGGACGCATAG
- the fdxA gene encoding ferredoxin, translated as MTYVIAQPCVDVKDKACIEECPVDCIYEGKRSLYIHPDECVDCGACEPVCPVEAIYYEDDVPSEWSDYYRANVEFFDDLGSPGGAAKMGMIEKDDPMIAALAPQA; from the coding sequence GTGACGTACGTGATTGCTCAGCCTTGTGTGGACGTGAAGGACAAGGCGTGCATCGAGGAGTGTCCGGTGGACTGCATCTACGAGGGCAAGCGGTCGTTGTACATCCATCCGGACGAGTGCGTGGACTGTGGTGCGTGCGAGCCGGTGTGTCCGGTGGAGGCGATCTACTACGAGGACGACGTGCCCTCGGAGTGGAGCGACTACTACCGGGCGAACGTGGAGTTCTTCGATGATCTGGGGTCGCCGGGTGGTGCGGCGAAGATGGGCATGATCGAGAAGGACGACCCGATGATCGCGGCCCTGGCCCCGCAGGCCTGA
- the dapC gene encoding succinyldiaminopimelate transaminase: MGFADLGGLAYPWDSLTPYAQRARAHPRGIVDLSIGTPVDPTPAVVRDALAAAGDAHGYPTTHGTLTLREAVVGWFDRRRGVPGLDPDAVLPTVGSKELVGLLPSLLRLGPGDVVVHPATAYPTYDVGARLAGATPLATDRVEDWAGRSDVRLVWVNSPGNPTGQVLDVEELARVVAAAREIGALVVSDECYAELAWEEPFASQGVPSILDPRVSGGSADGLLAAYSLSKQSNLAGYRAAFVAGDPAVVADLLTTRKHLGMIVPAPVQAAMVAALTDDAHVAAQREVYRRRRDVLLPALGEVGLQVDGSQAGLYLWSRPAGAVDAQQDCWSVVGDLADLGILVGPGAFYGPTAAGHVRVALTASDERVHEAASRLSAR, from the coding sequence ATGGGATTCGCCGACCTGGGAGGCCTCGCCTACCCGTGGGACTCGCTCACGCCCTACGCGCAGCGCGCACGCGCGCACCCGCGGGGCATCGTCGACCTGTCGATCGGCACGCCGGTCGACCCGACTCCTGCCGTCGTCCGTGACGCTCTCGCCGCAGCCGGCGACGCGCACGGCTACCCGACCACGCACGGGACCCTTACGCTGCGCGAGGCCGTCGTCGGGTGGTTCGACCGCCGTCGCGGCGTGCCCGGCCTCGACCCGGACGCGGTCCTGCCCACGGTCGGTTCGAAGGAGCTCGTGGGCCTGCTGCCCTCGCTGCTGAGGCTGGGCCCGGGGGACGTCGTCGTGCATCCCGCCACGGCGTACCCCACCTACGACGTGGGCGCGCGCCTCGCCGGGGCCACGCCGCTCGCGACCGACCGCGTCGAGGACTGGGCCGGCCGCAGCGACGTGCGGCTCGTCTGGGTCAACTCGCCGGGGAACCCGACAGGGCAGGTCCTGGACGTCGAGGAGCTCGCGCGCGTCGTCGCCGCAGCCCGGGAGATCGGCGCGCTCGTCGTGAGCGACGAGTGCTACGCCGAGCTGGCCTGGGAGGAGCCGTTCGCGAGCCAGGGGGTGCCGAGCATCCTCGACCCGCGCGTGAGCGGGGGCTCGGCGGACGGCCTGCTCGCGGCGTACTCGTTGTCCAAGCAGTCGAACCTCGCCGGGTACCGGGCCGCGTTCGTCGCGGGTGACCCCGCGGTCGTCGCGGACCTGCTCACGACGCGCAAGCACCTGGGCATGATCGTGCCCGCGCCGGTCCAGGCGGCCATGGTCGCGGCTCTCACGGACGACGCGCACGTCGCGGCGCAGCGCGAGGTCTACCGGCGCCGTCGGGACGTGCTGCTGCCCGCGCTCGGCGAGGTCGGCCTCCAGGTCGACGGCTCCCAGGCGGGGCTCTACCTGTGGTCGCGCCCCGCGGGCGCGGTCGATGCGCAGCAGGACTGCTGGTCGGTCGTCGGGGACCTCGCGGACCTCGGGATCCTGGTCGGCCCGGGGGCGTTCTACGGCCCGACGGCCGCAGGGCACGTGCGGGTCGCGCTCACCGCGAGCGACGAGCGGGTGCACGAGGCCGCGTCCAGGCTCTCCGCGCGGTGA